A stretch of the Melitaea cinxia chromosome 14, ilMelCinx1.1, whole genome shotgun sequence genome encodes the following:
- the LOC123659527 gene encoding splicing factor 3B subunit 3, whose translation MYLYNLTLQGSTAITHAVHGNFSGTKQQEIIISRGKTLELLRPDPNTGKVHTLMKVEIFGVVRSMMAFRLTGGTKDYIVVGSDSGRIVILEYIPAKNILEKVHQETFGKSGCRRIVPGQYLAIDPKGRAVMIGAIEKQKLVYILNRDAEARLTISSPLEAHKSNTLVYHMVGVDVGFENPMFACLEIDYEEADSDPSGEAAQKTQQTLTFYELDLGLNHVVRKYSEPLEEHANFLITVPGGNDGPSGVLICSENYLTYKNLGDQHDIRCPIPRRRNDLDDPERGMIFVCSATHKTKSMFFFLAQTEQGDIFKITIETDEDMVTEIKLKYFDTVPIATAMCVLKTGFLFVACEFGNHYLYQIAHLGDEDDEPEFSSAMPLEEGDTFFFAPRPLRNLVLVDELESLSPILACHVADLTGEDTPQVYLACGRGPRSSLRALRHGLEVAEMAVSELPGSPNAVWTVRRHKDDEYDSYIIVSFVNATLVLSIGETVEEVTDSGFLGTTPTLSCHALGSDALVQVYPDGIRHIRADKRVNEWKAPGKKSIVKCAVNQRQVVIALTGGELVYFEMDPTGQLNEYTERKKLSCDVSCMALGSVATGEQRAWFLAVGLIDNTVRIISLDPADCLAPRSMQALPASPESLCIVDQPFESGAKSALHLNIGLSNGVLLRTTLDSVSGDLADTRTRYLGSRPVKLFKVKVQSTEAVLAVSSRTWLGYQYQNRFHLTPLSYECLEYAAGFSSEQCTEGIVAISSNTLRILALEKLGAVFNQTFVPLDYTPRKFIINSDNNQIIILETDHNSYTEEMKKQRRVQMAQEMREAAAGGGPEEQQLANEMADAFLSDVLPENIFSSPKAGAGMWASQIRVIDMSVSGAQPSTVLKLPLEQNEAAVSLCALRWAAHAEHGALHLVVGVAKDVLLSPRSCTEGSLHVYKVYNTGKLELVHKTPVDEYPGALAAFNGKLLAGVGRMLRLYDIGRRKLLRKCENRHIPNLIADIKTIRQRIYVSDVQESIFCVKYKKRENQLIIFADDTNPRWITNTCVLDYDTVAMSDKFGNIAVMRLPQSVTDDVDEDPTGNKALWDRGLLNGASQKGDIVVNFHVGETVTSLQRATLIPGGSEALLYATVSGSLGVFLPFTSREDHDFFQHLEMHMRSENPPLCGRDHLSFRSYYYPVKNVIDGDLCEQFNSLDPAKQKAIAGDLERTPAEVSKKLEDIRTRYAF comes from the exons atgtatttgtataatCTTACATTGCAAGGCTCTACGGCCATTACGCATGCTGTGCACGGTAATTTTTCCGGCACTAAGCAGCAGGAGATCATTATATCTCGTGGAAAGACGTTAGAATTACTGAGACCAGATCCTAACACTGGAAAAGTGCACACCCTGATGAAAGTAGAAATATTTGGCGTCGTACGATCCATGATGGCATTCCGCCTAACCGGCGGCACTAAAG ATTACATAGTTGTAGGATCAGATTCTGGTCGAATCGTTATATTAGAATACATTCCAGcaaaaaatatacttgaaaaGGTTCACCAAGAAACATTCGGAAAGTCTGGATGTAGGCGAATTGTACCGGGACAGTATTTGGCTATCGACCCTAAGGGCAGAGCTGTTATGATTG GTGCTATTGAAAAGCAGAAGTTGGTCTACATTCTTAATAGAGATGCTGAAGCAAGATTAACTATTTCATCTCCCCTAGAAGCTCACAAGTCAAATACTTTAGTTTACCACATGGTCGGAGTAGACGTTGGATTTGAAAATCCCATGTTTGCTTGCTTGGAGATAGACTATGAAGAGGCTGATTCGGACCCTTCAG GCGAAGCAGCTCAAAAGACGCAACAAACATTGACATTCTATGAATTAGATTTGGGTTTGAATCACGTAGTAAGAAAATATTCAGAACCTTTAGAAGAGCATGCAAATTTCCTCATAACAGTACCTGGAGGCAATGATGGGCCTTCGGGAGTGTTGATCTGCTCGGAAAACTATttgacatataaaaatttaggtGACCAGCATGATATCAGATGCCCAATTCCCAGACGGCGAAATGATTTAGATGATCCAGAAAGAGGAATGATTTTTGTGTGTTCAGCTACACACAAAACAAAGTCAATGTTCTTTTTCTTAGCACAAACAGAACAAGGTGATATATTCAAAATTACCATAGAGACTGATGAGGACATGGTGACTGAGATAAAACTGAAATACTTTGATACTGTCCCTATAGCAACTGCCATGTGTGTTCTTAAAACTGGTTTTCTGTTCGTGGCATGTGAATTTGGTAACCA ttatttatatcaaattgcACATTTGGGTGATGAGGATGATGAGCCGGAATTCAGTTCAGCCATGCCACTAGAGGAAGGAGACACATTCTTCTTTGCTCCCCGACCTCTTAGGAACTTAGTCCTTGTAGATGAATTAGAGTCACTTTCACCAATTTTAG CGTGTCATGTAGCTGACTTAACTGGTGAAGATACCCCACAAGTTTATTTAGCTTGTGGGAGAGGACCACGCTCTTCCCTGAGAGCTCTTAGGCATGGTTTAGAAGTGGCTGAGATGGCTGTATCAGAACTGCCGGGTTCTCCTAATGCAGTATGGACTGTACGCCGACATAAAGATG ATGAGTATGATTCATACATCATAGTATCATTCGTAAATGCTACACTTGTCCTCTCTATTGGTGAGACTGTTGAAGAAGTGACTGACTCTGGGTTTCTGGGAACAACACCAACACTCAGCTGCCATGCACTGGGTAGTGATGCCTTAGTACAAGTTTACCCTGATGGTATCAGACACATTAGAGCGGATAAAAGAGTTAATGAGTGGAAAGCACCTGGCAAAAAATCAATAGTCAAATGTGCTGTAAATCAAAGACAAGTTGTTATTGCACTAACTGGAGGGGAATTGGTCTATTTTGAGATGGATCCT aCAGGACAGTTAAATGAATATACTGAAAGAAAGAAGCTGTCATGTGATGTATCTTGCATGGCATTAGGCTCTGTAGCTACTGGAGAGCAACGAGCATGGTTTTTAGCTGTTGGTCTCATAGACAATACTGTCAGAATAATTTCTCTAGATCCAGCT GATTGTTTAGCCCCTCGATCAATGCAAGCCCTACCAGCTAGTCCAGAATCTTTGTGTATTGTTGATCAACCCTTTGAATCTGGTGCAAAGTCAGCCTTACATTTGAATATAGGTTTAAGTAATGGAGTGCTTTTAAGAACCACTTTGGACTCTGTTAGTGGTGATCTTGCAGACACCCGAACAAG GTACCTCGGATCTCGTCCTGTGAAACTTTTTAAAGTCAAAGTACAGTCTACTGAAGCTGTATTAGCTGTTTCATCAAGAACATGGCTGGGATACCAATATCAAAACCGTTTTCATCTAACTCCACTATCATATGAATGCTTAGAGTATGCAGCTGGCTTCAGTTCTG aaCAGTGTACTGAGGGTATTGTGGCAATCTCTTCAAATACATTGAGAATTTTGGCATTGGAAAAGTTAGGAGCTGTATTTAACCAAACCTTTGTACCATTGGATTACACACCTagaaaattcattattaattctGACAATAATCAAATCATCATCTTGGAAACTGATCACAATTCCTATACAGAAGAAATGAAGAAGCAAAGGAg aGTTCAAATGGCACAAGAAATGAGAGAAGCTGCTGCTGGTGGGGGTCCAGAAGAACAACAACTGGCCAACGAGATGGCTGATGCCTTTCTCTCGGATGTTTTACCCGAAAATATATTCTCATCACCAAAAGCTGGAGCAG GTATGTGGGCATCCCAAATCCGTGTGATTGACATGAGTGTGAGTGGTGCTCAGCCAAGTACAGTGCTAAAGTTACCGCTAGAACAAAACGAGGCAGCCGTGTCTCTATGTGCTTTGCGATGGGCGGCCCATGCAGAGCACGGTGCTTTACATCTTGTTGTCGGTGTGGCCAAGGATGTATTACTGTCACCACGCTCCTGCACTGAGGGCAGTCTACATGTCTATAAG gtgTACAATACAGGCAAGTTAGAGCTTGTTCACAAAACCCCTGTTGATGAGTACCCTGGGGCATTGGCTGCATTCAATGGAAAATTGTTGGCTGGTGTAGGTCGCATGTTGAGACTTTATGATATCGGTAGAAGAAAATTATTGCGAAAATGTGAAAACAGACACATTCCTAACCTCATAGCCGATATAAAAACTATTAGACAAAGGATTTATGTCTCAGATGTGCAAGAATCCATATTCTGTGTTAAGTACAAAAAGAGGGAGAATCAACTCATAATATTTGCAGATGACACAAATCCTAGATGGATAACTAATACCTGTGTACTAGATTATGATACAGTAGCAATGTCTGATAAGTTTGGAAATATAGCTGTGATGCGATTGCCTCAGTCAGTCACTGATGATGTAGATGAAGATCCTACAGGAAACAAAGCACTTTGGGATAGAG GTCTGCTTAATGGAGCATCACAAAAAGGAGATATAGTTGTAAATTTCCATGTTGGTGAAACTGTTACATCTCTTCAACGAGCGACGTTAATTCCTGGAGGCTCTGAAGCACTGCTCTACGCTACAGTCAGTGGCTCTCTAGGAGTGTTTTTGCCTTTTACATCGAGAGAAGACCATGACTTCTTCCAACATTTGGAAATGCACATGAGAAGCGAAAACCCACCTCTTTGTGGCCGCGATCACTTATCGTTTAGGAGTTACTACTATCCAGTAAAG AATGTGATCGATGGAGATTTATGCGAACAATTCAACTCGCTAGATCCTGCAAAACAGAAGGCGATAGCAGGCGACCTGGAACGTACACCCGCCGAAGTGTCAAAGAAACTGGAAGATATAAGAACTAGATACGCATTTTAA